Proteins from a genomic interval of Shewanella seohaensis:
- a CDS encoding amidohydrolase, with protein MKLISSAIVCLSLSSFVQASSPPKPNAETIYMGGNIITVNDSAPTAEALAVKNGRILAVGKASELLKLKDNNTQVINLNGKTLIPGFIDGHGHVFNTGIQALSANLLAAPDGNVDSIASLQQMLISWAKKPENAQHGIILGFGYDDSQLAEQRHPTRQELDQVSKDIPVLIIHQSGHLATLNSKGLALAGFNPDSKDPEGGKIRREADGKTPNGVLEETAFFGTLLPLFAKLNEQENEAIFNAGMKLYASFGYTTAQEGRASSSAVKTMYNLAQQRKLPIDVAAYPDIQTAQDVIVPPITQQNTVMALESPEPN; from the coding sequence ATGAAATTGATATCATCAGCCATAGTCTGTTTAAGCTTGAGCTCATTCGTACAAGCATCGAGTCCACCAAAACCCAATGCCGAAACAATTTATATGGGCGGCAACATAATAACAGTGAATGACTCTGCCCCAACAGCAGAGGCATTAGCGGTAAAGAATGGGCGCATCCTTGCCGTTGGCAAAGCATCGGAACTGTTAAAACTCAAAGACAATAACACTCAAGTGATCAATCTCAATGGTAAAACGCTGATCCCAGGTTTTATCGACGGTCATGGCCATGTCTTCAATACAGGGATCCAAGCGCTATCGGCAAATCTGCTCGCAGCCCCGGATGGAAATGTTGATAGCATTGCATCGCTACAGCAAATGCTAATCTCTTGGGCGAAGAAACCCGAAAATGCTCAGCACGGTATCATCCTCGGATTTGGTTATGACGATTCACAATTGGCTGAACAAAGACATCCAACCCGCCAAGAACTGGATCAAGTCTCTAAAGACATACCCGTACTCATCATTCATCAATCAGGTCATTTAGCCACCTTAAACAGCAAGGGATTAGCACTCGCGGGGTTTAATCCTGACAGTAAAGATCCTGAAGGGGGCAAAATTCGCCGCGAAGCAGACGGGAAAACACCCAATGGAGTATTAGAGGAAACCGCTTTCTTTGGCACACTGCTACCACTGTTTGCCAAACTAAATGAACAAGAAAATGAAGCCATCTTTAACGCTGGAATGAAACTCTACGCCAGCTTTGGCTATACCACAGCTCAAGAAGGACGCGCCTCTAGCTCCGCAGTTAAAACCATGTATAACCTCGCGCAACAACGCAAACTGCCTATTGATGTCGCCGCGTATCCCGATATTCAAACCGCGCAGGATGTCATTGTTCCCCCTATTACTCAGCAGAATACAGTAATGGCTTTAGAGTCGCCGGAGCCAAATTAA
- the cyoC gene encoding cytochrome o ubiquinol oxidase subunit III: MSVAIPADLEVAHAEEHHEHHDTGGNTLFGFWLYLMTDCILFASVFATYAVLYMNTDGGVSGKDIFELDFVLIETAALLLSSITYGFALIFAKRHNKAATLTWLAITFALGCVFIGMEVYEFHHLIEHGNGPQRSAFLSSFFTLVGMHGLHVTAGLIWMAIMMIEVAKTGLGNRSITRLSCLSLFWHFLDIVWICVFTVVYLLGAL; the protein is encoded by the coding sequence ATGAGTGTTGCAATCCCAGCTGATTTAGAAGTTGCTCACGCCGAGGAGCACCACGAGCACCATGACACGGGTGGCAACACCCTGTTTGGTTTTTGGCTCTACCTGATGACCGACTGCATCCTGTTTGCTTCGGTATTCGCCACCTACGCCGTGCTCTATATGAACACCGACGGCGGTGTCTCGGGTAAAGACATTTTCGAACTGGACTTTGTGCTGATCGAAACCGCAGCCCTGCTGCTCAGTAGTATTACCTATGGCTTTGCCTTGATTTTCGCTAAGCGCCACAACAAGGCAGCAACCCTCACTTGGTTAGCCATTACCTTTGCACTGGGCTGTGTGTTTATCGGCATGGAAGTCTATGAGTTCCATCATCTGATCGAACATGGCAACGGTCCACAACGCAGCGCCTTCCTGTCATCTTTCTTCACCTTAGTGGGCATGCACGGCTTGCACGTGACCGCAGGGTTAATTTGGATGGCAATCATGATGATTGAAGTCGCCAAAACGGGCTTAGGCAACCGCAGCATCACTCGCCTGAGCTGCTTAAGCTTGTTCTGGCATTTCCTCGACATCGTGTGGATTTGCGTATTCACCGTTGTGTACTTATTGGGAGCATTGTAA
- the cyoE gene encoding heme o synthase, with protein MNTQARLTSTQWKARFKGYVQVTKPGIIFGNLISVAGGFLLAAKGDVDLVLMLASLVGLSLVVASGCAINNCIDRDIDAKMQRTCKRVTVTGEIPLSHVLLFGIALGVLGFGTLALFTNALALLFAAIGYVVYVGIYSLYMKRNSVYGTLVGSFSGAVPPVVGYCSVTGQMDMGAVILLLMFSLWQMPHSYAIAIFRFNDYAAAKIPVLPVAEGMAKAKHHIVLYIAVFALVSTMLPLAGYTGTAFMAVTCATSLWWLTMALKGYRQDVDMPRWARQVFGFSIITITALSVTMALDFQAVSQTPLFTLVR; from the coding sequence ATGAACACACAAGCTAGATTGACATCGACGCAATGGAAAGCACGCTTCAAAGGGTATGTACAGGTAACTAAGCCTGGCATCATTTTCGGGAATCTGATTTCCGTTGCTGGCGGTTTCCTATTGGCCGCTAAGGGCGATGTGGATCTGGTCTTGATGCTGGCAAGCTTAGTGGGATTATCCTTAGTCGTCGCCTCAGGCTGTGCGATTAATAACTGTATTGACCGTGACATTGACGCCAAAATGCAGCGCACCTGCAAACGCGTCACCGTCACGGGCGAAATTCCCCTAAGCCATGTATTGCTGTTTGGCATCGCCTTAGGCGTACTTGGATTTGGCACCTTAGCCTTGTTCACCAATGCCTTAGCTCTGCTGTTTGCCGCTATTGGCTATGTCGTTTATGTCGGGATTTATAGCCTCTATATGAAGCGAAACTCGGTTTACGGCACCTTAGTCGGCAGCTTTTCGGGCGCTGTACCGCCCGTGGTGGGCTATTGCAGCGTAACGGGGCAAATGGATATGGGCGCAGTGATTTTATTGCTGATGTTCAGCCTCTGGCAGATGCCACACTCCTACGCCATCGCGATTTTCCGCTTTAATGACTATGCAGCCGCGAAGATCCCCGTGCTGCCAGTCGCCGAAGGGATGGCCAAGGCGAAGCACCATATAGTGCTCTATATCGCAGTGTTCGCCTTGGTCAGCACCATGCTGCCACTCGCAGGTTACACAGGCACCGCCTTTATGGCCGTGACCTGTGCCACCAGCCTCTGGTGGCTAACAATGGCCCTCAAAGGTTATCGTCAAGATGTGGATATGCCACGTTGGGCCAGACAAGTGTTTGGTTTTTCAATTATTACCATCACAGCACTCAGTGTAACCATGGCGCTGGATTTTCAAGCGGTCAGTCAAACCCCACTGTTTACCTTAGTGCGATAA
- the cyoB gene encoding cytochrome o ubiquinol oxidase subunit I: protein MSFLGKLSLDAIPYHEPIIMVTLAVVAVIGLYVAALITKHKKWGVLWHDWLTSVDHKRLGIMYIVLAFIMLIRGFSDAIMMRTQQALATNGAAGYLPPEHYDQIFTAHGVIMIIFMAMPFMIGLMNLVLPLQIGARDVAFPFLNNLSFWLTASGAVLINISLGLGEFARTGWVAYPPLSELAYSPGVGVDYYIWALQISGIGTTLTGVNFIATVLKMRAPGMKLMQMPIFTWTCTWANILIVASFPILTAVLALLTLDRYMGFHFFTNDGGGNAMMYINLFWAWGHPEVYILILPAFGIFSDVISTFTSKRLFGYSSMVWASGAISILGFIVWLHHFFTMGSSANVNAFFGVMTMVIAVPTGVKLFNWLFTIYRGRLRLTVPVLWTLGFMVTFTIGGMTGVLLAVPGADYVLHNSLFLIAHFHNTIIGGAVFGYLAGFAYWFPKATGFHLNERLGKASFWCWQIGFYVAFMPLYVLGFMGMTRRINHIDNPAWNMWIYIAAVGACIIMVGIILQFVQLYVSIRDRDQNRDTTGDPWNGHTLEWSTASPPQFYNFAKLPQVSDIDAFTDAKEKGTAYQRLKHYQPIHMPKNTPSGILMALGITAAGFAAIWHILWLAIVGMVGAFIVFLFRAYNNDVDYYVQPDEVARIENAHLNNVVRG, encoded by the coding sequence ATGTCTTTTCTCGGTAAATTAAGCTTAGATGCGATCCCGTATCATGAGCCTATCATCATGGTGACCCTTGCGGTTGTTGCCGTGATAGGCCTGTACGTCGCAGCCTTGATCACTAAACACAAAAAATGGGGCGTGCTTTGGCACGACTGGTTAACTTCGGTTGACCATAAACGCCTCGGTATCATGTACATAGTGCTTGCCTTCATCATGCTGATCCGCGGTTTTTCCGACGCTATCATGATGCGTACTCAACAGGCACTGGCCACCAATGGCGCCGCAGGTTATCTGCCGCCTGAACATTACGACCAAATCTTCACTGCCCACGGCGTGATCATGATTATCTTTATGGCGATGCCATTTATGATCGGTCTAATGAACTTAGTGCTGCCACTGCAAATCGGTGCCCGCGACGTTGCCTTCCCCTTCTTGAACAACCTCAGCTTCTGGTTAACCGCGTCTGGTGCCGTGCTGATCAATATTTCATTAGGTTTAGGTGAATTCGCCCGTACCGGTTGGGTGGCTTACCCGCCGTTGTCTGAGCTGGCTTACAGTCCGGGCGTCGGGGTCGATTACTATATCTGGGCGCTGCAGATTTCGGGGATAGGGACAACCTTAACTGGGGTCAACTTTATCGCGACTGTGCTTAAGATGCGCGCTCCAGGCATGAAGCTGATGCAAATGCCTATCTTCACTTGGACTTGTACTTGGGCCAACATCCTGATCGTGGCGTCGTTCCCGATCCTGACCGCGGTTTTAGCGCTGTTAACACTCGATCGCTACATGGGTTTCCACTTCTTCACCAATGATGGTGGTGGTAACGCCATGATGTATATCAACCTGTTCTGGGCTTGGGGTCACCCTGAAGTGTACATCCTGATTTTACCTGCGTTCGGTATCTTCTCGGATGTGATTTCAACCTTTACCTCTAAGCGTCTGTTCGGCTATTCCTCAATGGTATGGGCCAGTGGCGCGATTTCGATCCTCGGTTTTATCGTGTGGTTACACCACTTCTTTACCATGGGCTCTAGCGCCAACGTCAACGCCTTCTTCGGCGTGATGACCATGGTGATTGCGGTCCCGACTGGGGTAAAACTGTTTAACTGGTTGTTCACCATTTACCGCGGTCGCCTGCGCTTAACAGTGCCAGTGCTGTGGACCTTAGGCTTTATGGTGACTTTCACCATTGGTGGTATGACGGGCGTATTATTGGCCGTACCTGGCGCCGACTACGTACTGCACAACAGCTTGTTCCTGATCGCTCACTTCCATAACACCATTATCGGTGGTGCCGTGTTCGGTTACTTAGCCGGTTTTGCTTACTGGTTCCCGAAAGCGACGGGTTTCCACTTAAATGAGCGTTTAGGTAAAGCGTCATTCTGGTGCTGGCAGATTGGTTTCTATGTGGCCTTTATGCCGCTGTATGTACTCGGTTTTATGGGTATGACTCGCCGTATAAACCACATTGATAACCCAGCATGGAACATGTGGATCTATATCGCTGCCGTGGGTGCTTGCATCATCATGGTCGGTATCATTCTGCAATTCGTGCAACTGTACGTGAGTATCCGTGACCGCGACCAAAACCGTGACACCACGGGCGACCCATGGAATGGCCACACGCTGGAATGGTCAACCGCATCACCACCACAGTTCTACAACTTTGCTAAGTTGCCACAAGTGTCTGATATTGATGCCTTTACCGATGCCAAAGAAAAAGGCACAGCGTATCAACGCCTCAAACACTATCAACCAATCCATATGCCGAAAAATACCCCGAGCGGTATCTTAATGGCGCTGGGCATTACTGCCGCTGGTTTTGCTGCGATTTGGCACATTCTGTGGCTCGCGATTGTGGGCATGGTGGGCGCGTTTATCGTGTTCTTATTCCGTGCTTATAACAACGATGTCGACTATTACGTTCAACCCGATGAAGTGGCACGCATTGAAAATGCTCACTTAAACAATGTAGTAAGGGGCTGA
- the cyoD gene encoding cytochrome o ubiquinol oxidase subunit IV → MGAHTHSHDHSHGADDLAASIKSYLVGFVLSVVLTAIPFWAVMTHHFEQSTTLAIVVVTALVQILVHLKYFLHLDFSKEGKINTFSFLFTALIIVMVVGLSVWIILEANALMM, encoded by the coding sequence ATGGGCGCACATACTCATTCGCATGATCATAGCCATGGCGCAGACGATCTGGCCGCCAGCATCAAGTCCTACTTAGTCGGTTTTGTGCTGTCAGTGGTGTTAACTGCCATCCCATTCTGGGCGGTAATGACCCATCACTTCGAGCAATCGACGACGCTTGCCATCGTCGTTGTTACGGCACTGGTGCAGATTTTGGTACACCTTAAGTACTTCCTGCACTTGGACTTCTCTAAGGAAGGCAAGATCAACACCTTCTCCTTCCTATTTACCGCGCTGATCATCGTGATGGTGGTTGGCTTGTCGGTATGGATCATTCTCGAAGCTAACGCTTTGATGATGTAA
- a CDS encoding 23S rRNA (adenine(2030)-N(6))-methyltransferase RlmJ: MLSYRHGYHAGNYADVLKHAILLQTLQLMHKKDKPLVYIDTHAGAGGYALTDEFAQKTGEYLEGVAKLWNKTDLPKSLQDYVDAVRHFNEDNPEELNFYPGSPAIIDMELGPKDRMLLHELHGTDHLLLDEYFEQDKQVKVIKGDGLKGLIAAVPPLERRALVLVDPSYEIKTDYQTVAETLIKAHKRFATGVFMLWYPVVNRAQTEEMLSRLAGSGIKRQLRIEQAIKPDSNEFGMTAAGLWVINPPWQLDEIATEMLDYLGKNLGQADGNVIVKWEVGE; the protein is encoded by the coding sequence ATGTTAAGTTACCGCCACGGTTATCACGCCGGCAATTATGCCGATGTGCTGAAACACGCTATTTTGCTGCAAACTTTGCAGTTAATGCATAAGAAAGACAAACCCTTGGTCTATATCGATACCCATGCGGGTGCCGGCGGTTATGCGTTAACGGATGAGTTTGCTCAGAAGACGGGTGAATACCTCGAAGGCGTAGCTAAGCTTTGGAATAAAACCGATCTGCCAAAATCCCTGCAGGATTATGTAGATGCGGTGCGTCACTTTAACGAAGACAATCCAGAAGAACTCAACTTTTACCCAGGTTCTCCCGCCATTATCGATATGGAGCTGGGGCCAAAGGATCGTATGCTGCTGCACGAGCTGCACGGTACCGATCATCTGCTGCTGGATGAGTATTTCGAGCAGGATAAGCAAGTAAAAGTCATCAAGGGCGATGGCCTTAAAGGATTGATTGCTGCGGTACCGCCACTAGAGCGCCGCGCACTGGTACTTGTCGACCCCAGTTATGAGATTAAGACCGACTATCAAACGGTCGCCGAGACCTTAATCAAGGCGCACAAACGCTTTGCCACGGGCGTATTTATGCTCTGGTATCCCGTAGTCAACCGCGCGCAGACGGAAGAAATGCTTTCCCGCTTAGCAGGTAGCGGTATTAAGCGCCAGCTACGTATCGAGCAGGCAATCAAGCCGGACTCCAATGAATTTGGCATGACAGCCGCAGGACTATGGGTGATTAACCCACCTTGGCAACTGGATGAAATCGCGACTGAGATGCTCGATTACCTCGGCAAAAACTTAGGCCAAGCCGATGGCAATGTCATCGTTAAATGGGAAGTCGGCGAATAA
- a CDS encoding EAL domain-containing protein, which produces MLNWLKGFLFIREQDFLNPDRTILKTSLLRIILLSGAILTTSIVLHSSLIAYELNLSFIIGITVSFLTVLFLALWFTRRYLLASSISLLAMVVAACLAILLFIPDFTLSQAGITFLYTLPLMALFLFGRKVAFWMMCFNVLPFLLLLRNQNLPPIVDVDISLPATHAYLNGLLFMFFNICIPLSAMRLLKTQKVHAQQMIQHQHALQRSLDQYAEIFDNNGTASFFCNEDGVILNLNNAAKQIAGDVTLNRTRLCDIFEVDQDTSTNLLAASFHTRLRHNSGSRYLLQKASLEHHDTLLFHCHDITAQANHELELNRLKKHHISTHFYDLVTGLPNENHWYNPTPSTAHQEMTVALVKIDNLSQINAAFGISVGDAILKAFALELKERFGHQAKIYRFRGASFALEFTELPLISPETLAPQLRLRIPTSLKLKQEQQIEYHLECRIGCSSGHKSAPQQAAEQCLIAIKQTTQANPVMVYYVGLINNLLEASSQESKIRDALKHNRLEMWLQPKVLADGHIISFEALARMFDKDGSMIMPSTFIPIIESSQLQAIFAIKVFRQLLQLIRAWPKNVPMTKIAFNLSGQDILSDRFFKVLIQTYINHPELIPILEIEITETSVFSTHKETGRRLNTLARMGVSIAIDDFGTGHASLSQLIDISADTIKIDRYFVSQLGISERHTQIVNAAILLAKSLKLHVIAEGIETETQLIQLTALGCEQFQGYLFGKPAPASLWLKTYQMQTPTHWLAQKKTAN; this is translated from the coding sequence TTGCTTAACTGGCTGAAAGGTTTTTTGTTTATCAGGGAGCAAGACTTTTTAAACCCCGATAGAACCATATTAAAAACCAGTTTATTGCGGATTATTTTGCTAAGTGGTGCCATTCTGACCACCAGCATAGTGCTGCACAGCTCATTGATCGCATATGAGCTCAACCTCAGCTTTATTATTGGCATTACGGTCAGTTTTTTAACCGTCTTATTTCTCGCATTATGGTTTACCCGTCGGTATTTGCTGGCGAGCTCAATCAGCTTGCTGGCCATGGTGGTCGCGGCCTGCTTGGCAATACTGTTGTTTATTCCAGATTTTACCTTGTCGCAGGCGGGCATTACCTTCCTGTATACGCTGCCGCTGATGGCGCTTTTCCTGTTTGGTAGAAAAGTCGCCTTCTGGATGATGTGCTTCAATGTGCTGCCTTTCTTATTGCTACTGCGTAACCAGAATCTCCCGCCTATTGTCGATGTAGATATTAGCCTGCCAGCGACCCACGCTTACCTCAACGGGCTGTTGTTTATGTTTTTCAATATTTGTATCCCGTTGTCGGCCATGCGGTTGTTAAAAACCCAGAAAGTCCATGCGCAGCAAATGATCCAGCATCAACACGCGCTGCAACGCTCTTTAGATCAATATGCTGAAATCTTTGATAATAATGGCACGGCCTCCTTCTTCTGTAATGAAGATGGAGTGATCCTCAACTTGAATAATGCGGCAAAACAAATCGCAGGAGATGTCACACTTAATCGCACTCGCCTGTGTGATATTTTTGAAGTGGACCAAGATACCAGTACGAATTTGTTGGCCGCCTCATTCCATACCCGTTTAAGGCACAACAGCGGCAGCCGGTATCTACTGCAAAAAGCCTCATTAGAGCACCATGATACCTTGCTGTTTCACTGCCACGATATCACGGCACAAGCCAATCATGAGCTCGAACTCAATCGGCTCAAAAAGCACCATATCAGTACCCATTTTTACGATTTAGTTACGGGCTTACCCAACGAGAACCACTGGTATAACCCGACACCAAGTACCGCCCACCAGGAAATGACAGTCGCCCTAGTTAAGATCGATAATCTAAGCCAAATTAATGCCGCCTTTGGCATCAGCGTGGGAGATGCCATCCTCAAAGCTTTTGCCTTAGAGCTTAAAGAGCGCTTCGGCCATCAGGCCAAAATATATCGTTTTAGAGGTGCATCCTTTGCCCTGGAATTTACCGAACTGCCACTCATCTCGCCAGAGACGCTTGCACCACAATTACGTCTTCGCATTCCGACAAGTTTAAAACTTAAGCAAGAACAACAGATTGAATACCATTTAGAGTGCCGCATTGGCTGTAGTTCTGGCCATAAATCCGCTCCGCAGCAAGCCGCCGAGCAATGCTTGATTGCCATTAAACAAACCACCCAAGCCAACCCAGTTATGGTGTATTACGTCGGCTTGATTAACAATTTACTTGAAGCATCCTCGCAAGAAAGCAAAATCCGCGACGCGCTAAAACACAACCGACTGGAAATGTGGCTGCAACCAAAAGTGTTGGCAGATGGGCATATTATTAGCTTTGAAGCGCTCGCCAGAATGTTCGACAAAGACGGCAGTATGATCATGCCCAGCACCTTTATCCCCATCATAGAGTCATCGCAGTTGCAGGCGATTTTCGCCATTAAAGTGTTTAGGCAATTACTTCAATTGATCCGTGCTTGGCCCAAAAATGTCCCTATGACTAAGATTGCCTTCAACCTATCGGGACAAGATATTTTGTCGGATCGATTCTTCAAGGTACTGATCCAGACATATATTAACCATCCAGAACTCATTCCAATTTTAGAAATTGAAATCACCGAAACCTCAGTGTTTTCCACCCACAAAGAAACTGGCAGACGCTTAAACACACTCGCGAGAATGGGCGTTTCCATTGCGATCGACGATTTCGGCACAGGCCATGCTTCCTTGAGCCAGCTGATTGACATAAGCGCCGATACAATAAAAATTGATCGCTACTTTGTCAGCCAGCTCGGCATTAGCGAGCGCCACACGCAAATTGTCAACGCGGCAATTCTGTTGGCAAAGAGTTTAAAACTGCATGTTATTGCCGAGGGGATTGAAACTGAAACCCAATTGATACAGCTCACAGCACTGGGGTGTGAACAATTCCAAGGCTACTTATTTGGCAAACCTGCACCAGCCTCGTTGTGGCTAAAAACCTATCAAATGCAAACCCCAACCCACTGGTTAGCACAGAAAAAAACGGCTAACTGA
- a CDS encoding lytic transglycosylase domain-containing protein yields MPATHSSPLCLKSIAIMSLGLWLAWGSVAAAFADEAKPKPRIVARYSESGIVSNTGQEKVKVYQYLQANGVTAFTDKAPTTNEYQILLYDCFACRPDSKIDWNGIRLFTRNYDSLISRAAHKHQLDPALIRAVIHAESAFNARALSRTGAMGLMQLMPETAKEMGVTNAFLPEENILGGSKYLAQMLKQFNGDIALACAAYNAGPTTVTQYNGIPPYPETQAYVERVQILLKRYRSAKV; encoded by the coding sequence ATGCCAGCAACGCATTCTTCGCCACTTTGCCTTAAGTCGATAGCCATCATGAGCCTTGGTTTGTGGTTGGCTTGGGGAAGTGTTGCGGCCGCGTTTGCCGATGAAGCCAAGCCTAAGCCCCGTATTGTGGCCCGTTATTCTGAAAGCGGTATTGTGAGTAACACTGGGCAAGAAAAAGTCAAAGTTTATCAATATCTACAGGCCAATGGTGTGACGGCTTTTACCGATAAAGCGCCGACCACCAATGAGTATCAAATCCTGCTCTATGACTGCTTTGCCTGTCGTCCTGACTCCAAAATTGACTGGAATGGTATTCGGCTGTTTACCCGCAATTACGATAGCTTGATCAGCCGTGCGGCTCATAAACATCAATTAGACCCTGCACTTATCCGCGCCGTGATCCACGCTGAATCGGCCTTTAATGCCAGAGCCTTGTCGCGTACTGGTGCAATGGGCCTGATGCAATTGATGCCCGAAACCGCCAAAGAGATGGGCGTGACCAATGCCTTTTTGCCGGAGGAGAATATTCTCGGCGGCAGTAAGTATTTGGCGCAAATGCTAAAACAGTTCAATGGTGATATTGCATTGGCCTGCGCAGCCTACAATGCGGGGCCAACCACAGTGACCCAATACAACGGTATTCCTCCCTATCCAGAAACCCAAGCCTATGTGGAACGGGTGCAAATTCTGCTAAAACGTTACCGCAGCGCCAAAGTCTAG
- the cyoA gene encoding ubiquinol oxidase subunit II — MLIRNLSKVAFAAIALMLAGCDGGVLDPKGQIGVDEKHLIIIATLLMLIVVIPVIFMTLFFAWKYRDGRDHEVYAPKWSHSSAIETVVWIVPIVIVVILGVITWGSTHDLDPYKPLEHEAKPITVEVVSMDWKWLFIYPEQGVASVNELAFPANVPVNFKITSDTAMNSFFIPQLGSQIYSMAGMTTKLHLIANEPGTYDGISANYSGAGFAGMKFKAIATPTAADFDAWVAKAKQQATKTLDSATYQALAQKSENNPVEYFGSVSHGMFDQIVMQYMHMDSNENMAGHEGMEHMSADHNMAGMHHDMAHMAHMASEQKMADMESSTHSDTSSTEHSSTHQVEAE; from the coding sequence TTGTTAATTCGAAATTTAAGTAAAGTAGCATTCGCGGCGATAGCCCTGATGCTCGCAGGCTGTGATGGCGGCGTATTGGATCCCAAGGGCCAGATCGGTGTCGATGAAAAGCACCTGATCATCATCGCTACCCTACTCATGCTGATTGTGGTTATTCCCGTGATCTTCATGACTTTGTTCTTCGCATGGAAATACCGCGATGGCCGAGATCATGAGGTTTACGCCCCAAAATGGTCCCATTCAAGCGCGATTGAAACCGTGGTTTGGATTGTGCCTATTGTGATCGTTGTGATTTTGGGCGTGATTACCTGGGGTTCAACCCATGATCTCGACCCTTATAAACCACTCGAACACGAGGCCAAGCCAATTACGGTTGAAGTGGTTTCTATGGACTGGAAATGGTTGTTTATCTATCCAGAACAAGGTGTTGCATCGGTAAACGAACTGGCTTTCCCTGCGAACGTACCAGTGAACTTTAAGATCACCTCTGATACCGCAATGAACTCTTTCTTTATCCCGCAGTTAGGTAGCCAAATCTACTCAATGGCTGGGATGACGACTAAGTTGCACCTGATTGCCAACGAACCCGGTACCTATGACGGTATTTCCGCTAACTATAGCGGCGCAGGTTTTGCGGGCATGAAGTTTAAAGCCATTGCCACGCCAACGGCGGCCGACTTCGATGCTTGGGTAGCCAAGGCAAAACAACAGGCGACTAAGACCTTAGACTCTGCGACTTACCAAGCCTTAGCACAGAAGAGTGAAAACAATCCTGTGGAATACTTTGGCTCAGTTAGTCACGGCATGTTCGATCAAATCGTTATGCAATACATGCACATGGACTCAAATGAGAACATGGCAGGCCATGAAGGTATGGAACACATGAGTGCCGACCACAATATGGCTGGCATGCACCACGATATGGCGCATATGGCGCATATGGCGAGCGAACAGAAGATGGCCGACATGGAAAGCTCAACCCATTCTGACACTTCATCAACAGAACACTCATCCACTCACCAAGTGGAGGCGGAGTAA
- a CDS encoding class I SAM-dependent methyltransferase: protein MACDSDFFNQQFPTLVDICARWQLIFDADAPFELRFESDTLTLHKRDEPKLDGIVVDFVTGAVAHRRKFGGGRGQSIAKAVGLKQGVTPKVVDGTAGLGRDAFVLASLGCTVTMVERHPVVAALLEDGLRRAYQDAEIGDWMRERMQLFHGSSLEALAKLEQEVDVVYLDPMYPHRDKSALVKKEMRIFQTLVGADLDADGLLAPAMALASKRVVVKRPDYAEDLAGVKPSMVIETKKNRFDVYVKSAMK, encoded by the coding sequence ATAGCCTGTGACTCCGATTTTTTTAATCAGCAATTTCCAACTCTTGTGGACATTTGTGCCCGTTGGCAACTGATTTTTGATGCCGATGCGCCGTTTGAATTGCGTTTTGAATCAGACACCTTGACGCTACATAAGCGCGATGAGCCTAAGCTCGATGGCATAGTAGTGGATTTTGTGACTGGCGCGGTTGCCCATAGACGCAAGTTTGGTGGCGGTCGTGGGCAGTCGATTGCTAAGGCTGTTGGGTTAAAGCAGGGCGTTACCCCAAAAGTGGTCGATGGTACTGCGGGCCTCGGTCGCGATGCTTTTGTGCTGGCAAGCTTAGGCTGCACCGTTACTATGGTAGAGCGCCATCCTGTGGTGGCCGCATTATTAGAAGACGGCCTGCGCCGCGCCTATCAAGATGCCGAAATCGGCGACTGGATGCGTGAACGTATGCAGCTTTTCCATGGTTCTAGCCTCGAAGCACTCGCCAAATTGGAGCAAGAGGTTGATGTGGTCTACCTCGACCCTATGTACCCCCACCGCGACAAATCGGCCTTAGTAAAAAAGGAAATGCGAATATTCCAAACCTTAGTCGGCGCGGATCTCGACGCCGATGGTTTGCTCGCCCCAGCCATGGCCCTAGCCAGTAAGCGTGTAGTGGTGAAGCGCCCCGATTATGCCGAAGACCTCGCCGGCGTTAAGCCCAGCATGGTTATCGAAACGAAGAAAAACCGCTTCGATGTCTATGTAAAATCGGCAATGAAGTAA